In Luteimonas viscosa, the following proteins share a genomic window:
- the hisA gene encoding 1-(5-phosphoribosyl)-5-[(5-phosphoribosylamino)methylideneamino]imidazole-4-carboxamide isomerase, with translation MNATFTLYPAIDVRNGRVVRLAQGDYAQETRYGDDPLALARAYAEQGAQWLHLVDLDAARAGGYTLLQLVRDITAATGLKVQTGGGVRSREDVQRILDAGAARVVIGSLAVREADNVCDWLDALGSERLTIALDTRQDREGIWRLPVHGWTETAAGTLQEMAQRYAARGLRHLLCTDITRDGMMTGPNLALYRLLAEAVPGLALQASGGVRDLDDVLQSRAQGCAGVVLGRSLLEGRLQLPQALAAVGAR, from the coding sequence ATGAACGCGACCTTCACCCTGTATCCGGCGATCGACGTGCGAAACGGGCGCGTGGTGCGGCTCGCGCAGGGCGACTACGCGCAGGAAACCCGGTATGGCGACGATCCGCTGGCGCTGGCCCGGGCCTACGCGGAGCAGGGCGCGCAATGGCTGCACCTGGTCGACCTGGACGCGGCACGCGCCGGGGGCTACACGCTGCTGCAACTGGTGCGTGACATCACCGCCGCCACCGGACTGAAGGTGCAGACCGGCGGCGGCGTGCGTTCGCGCGAGGACGTGCAGCGGATCCTCGACGCCGGCGCCGCACGCGTGGTGATCGGTTCGCTGGCGGTGCGCGAGGCCGACAACGTCTGCGACTGGCTCGACGCGCTCGGCAGCGAGCGCCTGACCATCGCCCTGGACACGCGCCAGGACCGCGAAGGCATCTGGCGCCTGCCCGTGCACGGCTGGACCGAGACCGCCGCCGGCACGCTGCAGGAGATGGCGCAGCGCTATGCCGCGCGCGGCCTGCGCCACCTGCTGTGCACCGACATCACCCGCGACGGGATGATGACCGGGCCGAACCTGGCGCTCTATCGCCTGCTGGCCGAGGCCGTGCCCGGGCTCGCCCTGCAGGCTTCCGGCGGGGTGCGCGACCTCGACGACGTGCTGCAGTCGCGCGCGCAGGGCTGCGCCGGCGTGGTGCTCGGCCGCTCGCTGCTGGAGGGCAGACTGCAACTGCCGCAGGCCCTGGCCGCGGTGGGCGCGCGCTGA
- the hisH gene encoding imidazole glycerol phosphate synthase subunit HisH → MRLALVDAGGANIGSVRYALGRLGVEATLTSDAGEIRDAERVILPGVSTAATVMRRLRELDLVETLRALRQPLLGVCVGMQLLFEHSEEDDTPCLGILPGRVGRLQPAPGIRIPHMGWNQLQVQGDDPLLAGFGSGEYAYFVHGYAAPTTPDCIASTRHGVDFAAVVRRGNVMGAQFHPERSAAAGARLLRNFLSMESA, encoded by the coding sequence ATGCGGCTGGCCCTGGTGGATGCGGGCGGCGCCAACATCGGTTCGGTGCGGTATGCGCTGGGCCGGCTCGGCGTCGAGGCCACGTTGACCTCGGATGCGGGCGAGATCCGCGACGCCGAACGCGTGATCCTGCCCGGGGTCAGTACCGCTGCGACCGTGATGCGGCGCCTGCGCGAACTCGACCTGGTCGAAACCCTGCGTGCGTTGCGCCAGCCGCTGCTCGGCGTCTGCGTCGGCATGCAGCTGCTGTTCGAGCATTCCGAGGAGGACGACACGCCCTGCCTCGGCATCCTGCCCGGACGGGTGGGGCGGCTCCAGCCGGCGCCGGGCATCCGGATCCCGCACATGGGCTGGAACCAGTTGCAGGTGCAGGGCGACGATCCGCTGCTGGCGGGTTTCGGCAGCGGGGAGTACGCCTACTTCGTCCATGGTTATGCCGCGCCGACGACGCCCGACTGCATCGCCTCCACCCGCCATGGCGTCGATTTCGCCGCGGTGGTCCGCCGGGGGAACGTCATGGGTGCGCAGTTCCACCCCGAGCGCTCGGCCGCAGCGGGGGCACGGCTGCTGCGCAACTTCCTGTCGATGGAATCCGCATGA
- the hisB gene encoding bifunctional histidinol-phosphatase/imidazoleglycerol-phosphate dehydratase HisB, translating to MATKILFVDRDGTLIEEPGDFQIDAYEKLRFVKDVIPAMLRLRDAGFEFVIVSNQDGLGSEAYPRAAFDGPNDLMLQVFESQGIVFREVLVDCTWPADNAPTRKPGLGLVQHYLRDRGIDLDRSAMVGDRETDLQFARNLGIRGFQLRTAQFGGEWDWPGIAHELADAPRRAVVQRNTKETRIRVELDLDRAADARVSTGLPFFDHMLDQIGKHGGFALTVTAEGDLHIDEHHTIEDTGIALGQALREALGDKRGIARYGFTLPMDETLASAALDFGGRPYLVFEGSFRRERVGDMPTELVEHFFRSVCDAAALNLNLKVEGENDHHKVEACFKAFARALRMAIRREGVELPSTKGTL from the coding sequence ATGGCCACGAAGATCCTGTTCGTCGACCGCGACGGCACCCTGATCGAGGAGCCCGGAGACTTCCAGATCGACGCCTATGAGAAGCTGAGGTTCGTGAAGGACGTGATCCCGGCGATGCTGCGGCTGCGCGATGCCGGCTTCGAGTTCGTGATCGTCAGCAACCAGGACGGGCTGGGCAGCGAGGCCTATCCGCGCGCCGCCTTCGACGGCCCCAACGACCTGATGCTGCAGGTGTTCGAAAGCCAGGGCATCGTGTTCCGCGAGGTGCTGGTCGACTGCACCTGGCCGGCCGACAACGCGCCCACGCGCAAGCCGGGGCTGGGGCTGGTGCAGCACTACCTGCGCGACCGTGGCATCGACCTCGACCGCTCGGCGATGGTCGGCGACCGCGAGACCGACCTGCAGTTCGCGCGCAACCTCGGCATCCGCGGCTTCCAGCTGCGCACCGCGCAGTTCGGCGGCGAGTGGGACTGGCCCGGCATCGCGCACGAGCTGGCCGACGCGCCGCGTCGCGCGGTGGTGCAGCGGAACACGAAGGAAACGCGGATCCGGGTCGAACTCGACCTGGACCGTGCCGCGGACGCACGGGTGTCGACGGGCTTGCCGTTCTTCGACCACATGCTCGACCAGATCGGCAAGCACGGCGGCTTCGCGCTGACGGTCACCGCCGAGGGCGACCTGCACATCGACGAGCACCACACCATCGAGGACACCGGCATCGCCCTGGGCCAGGCCTTGCGCGAGGCGCTGGGCGACAAGCGCGGCATCGCGCGCTACGGCTTCACCCTGCCGATGGACGAGACCCTCGCCAGCGCGGCGCTGGACTTCGGCGGACGGCCGTACCTGGTGTTCGAGGGCAGCTTCCGTCGCGAGCGCGTCGGCGACATGCCGACCGAGCTGGTGGAGCACTTCTTCCGCTCGGTCTGCGATGCCGCCGCGCTCAACCTCAACCTCAAGGTCGAAGGCGAGAACGACCACCACAAGGTCGAGGCCTGCTTCAAGGCGTTCGCGCGCGCGCTGCGCATGGCGATCCGGCGCGAAGGCGTCGAGCTGCCCAGCACCAAGGGCACGCTGTGA